A single window of Oceanococcus atlanticus DNA harbors:
- a CDS encoding coniferyl aldehyde dehydrogenase, with amino-acid sequence MSMHDTAAQDAPSADSAELDAVLRQQRNAYERARSPSLIQRRKALRTLSRLLQDNRDAIVAALHSDFGHRSSDETRIAEIGATVANIEFARRHLAAWMRPRRRSTSMWFLPGANRVQAQPLGVVGIMAPWNYPINLAVSPLASALAAGNRAMIKMSEYTPASSQLLKQLLAQAFDQDQVAVFGGGPAESEHFSALPFDHLLFTGSTAVGRKVMAAAAANLTPLTLELGGKSPVIVASDYPMEEAASRVLWGKTTNAGQTCVAPDYVLVPQGRARDFVIWMSRHYRQRFPDGAQGQDYSSIIDQRNYQRLGQLVETAQSGGAEVVPLEPHTEALAAARKFPLTLILNPADDSRVMREEIFGPVLPVLEVPDVDHAVQRINAGERPLALYLFSHSEKIQQAVMKNTHAGGVTINDVMLQYLQVAQPFGGVGASGFGRYHGREGFETFSHMKAVFVQRGFGRFTGLKLLYPPYGPLSRRLISLMGG; translated from the coding sequence ATGTCCATGCACGACACAGCGGCGCAGGATGCGCCCTCGGCCGACAGCGCTGAACTGGATGCCGTTCTGCGCCAACAACGCAACGCCTATGAACGCGCGCGCAGTCCTTCCCTGATTCAACGGCGCAAAGCTTTGCGCACGCTGAGTCGGCTGCTGCAAGACAATCGCGATGCCATCGTGGCCGCTTTGCACAGTGATTTCGGTCATCGCTCCAGCGATGAAACACGCATCGCCGAGATCGGTGCCACGGTGGCCAATATCGAATTCGCACGGCGTCATCTGGCGGCGTGGATGCGGCCGCGGCGGCGCAGCACCTCCATGTGGTTCCTGCCCGGTGCCAACCGGGTGCAGGCCCAGCCTCTGGGCGTGGTCGGCATCATGGCGCCGTGGAATTACCCGATCAATCTGGCCGTCTCGCCGCTGGCCAGCGCGTTGGCGGCCGGTAACCGCGCGATGATCAAGATGTCGGAGTACACCCCGGCATCGAGCCAGTTGCTCAAGCAGCTGCTGGCCCAGGCATTTGATCAGGACCAGGTGGCTGTTTTTGGTGGTGGTCCGGCCGAATCCGAGCATTTCTCGGCGCTGCCTTTCGATCATCTGCTGTTCACCGGCTCGACTGCGGTGGGGCGCAAGGTGATGGCGGCAGCTGCGGCCAACCTGACCCCACTCACGTTGGAGCTGGGTGGCAAAAGTCCGGTGATCGTGGCCTCGGATTACCCCATGGAAGAGGCGGCCAGCCGGGTGCTGTGGGGCAAGACCACCAATGCCGGGCAGACCTGTGTGGCGCCGGACTACGTGCTGGTGCCGCAGGGCCGTGCGCGTGATTTCGTGATCTGGATGTCGCGCCATTACCGTCAGCGCTTCCCGGACGGGGCTCAAGGCCAGGATTACTCATCGATTATTGACCAGCGCAACTACCAGCGGCTCGGTCAGCTGGTTGAAACCGCTCAGTCGGGCGGCGCTGAAGTGGTGCCGCTGGAGCCGCACACCGAGGCCCTGGCGGCGGCGCGCAAGTTTCCACTGACCCTGATTCTCAACCCCGCGGATGACAGCCGGGTGATGCGCGAGGAAATCTTCGGCCCGGTGCTGCCGGTGCTTGAGGTGCCGGATGTTGATCACGCGGTGCAACGCATCAACGCAGGTGAACGGCCGCTGGCGCTGTATCTGTTCAGCCATAGCGAAAAAATTCAGCAGGCGGTCATGAAAAACACTCACGCCGGTGGCGTCACCATCAACGATGTGATGCTGCAGTACCTGCAGGTTGCGCAACCGTTTGGCGGGGTCGGCGCCAGTGGCTTCGGGCGCTATCACGGGCGCGAGGGCTTCGAAACCTTCTCGCACATGAAAGCGGTTTTCGTGCAGCGTGGGTTCGGACGTTTCACCGGGCTGAAGCTGCTGTATCCGCCGTACGGACCGCTGTCGCGGCGATTGATCAGTTTGATGGGAGGCTAA
- a CDS encoding LuxR C-terminal-related transcriptional regulator: MSSPTSVMGGDELIETKLRAPLIRHKVLSRHQLIDGLLSEDSEGVVVTVVAPAGSGKSTLLVELSKRLAQDKYTCCWLSVDADDNEPIVFAKYLVSALHQFDPKAADKELAFIKANPTRNYDALFDALVARISRTDRKLAIFVDDFQHLSHSSILRFWNRLIAHAPRNVRLILASRTRPGLELGRRRISGGLHEITQEALNFNAAQVSEFMLQLHAIELESDAVDSLHATTEGWAAGLQLAALAIGRSRGNAGAMIASFSGRNKDLTEYLFQTVLGVQSLEVQRFLLRTSALTRLSPGLCNALMQDQSGALLLDKVERSNLFLIPLDDEGRWYRYHHLFADFLQAELRRTETDAYPQLCAIAASWSEEQGRLTEAIQYCLSGEHYERAADLIATKAPDIAQYQGDHYTILDWMRRLPSSYHQQRPEILLNHAWSRAFSSDLEQAIKLAEQAVQVLDGDHGDSWDLEPHKRNQLRWLAQVIQSIAHVCSDRIPGSLDQCHSIRAELPASEPFLLASILNATSYCHLSRGEISKAADCAEEAYSYGRQAGSVYAIVWADFLNALANVERGRIQAAHDSAERASRHVGERTNANRYMFAMAAIIKAETETQRGNFAAVNVCMSAGQDFTALFGPQEPLWIALRNEARMKAWSGELGAACEVLKQGRETALGAAQLMLHFSLAAEEIDLRLRHDDDTETAAELFISSGLADDRRSQLICDEMRSRISVLSRYTEAKLCLAQGQPDSALKLLKSLQAATQAEQILVLQQIRCLRAIALWASERQGDAERELDRALNLAAPHNHAYPFIAAGGTMLDILESIQCKRGSAYAGEEHQLKRQFEQRLIALLRNENPDNHNAIQPLTDGRDEIEPLTERETEILKLVAAGLTNLQLADELLISVATVKWHLHNIYEKIGVGSRTAAAAYARKLQLI, from the coding sequence ATGAGCTCGCCCACCAGCGTGATGGGCGGCGATGAACTGATCGAAACCAAGCTGCGCGCGCCGTTGATCCGGCACAAGGTGCTGTCACGCCATCAGCTGATCGACGGTCTGCTGAGCGAGGACAGCGAAGGCGTGGTGGTTACCGTGGTGGCGCCGGCCGGCTCGGGCAAATCAACCCTGTTGGTCGAACTGTCGAAACGCCTAGCACAGGACAAATACACCTGTTGCTGGTTGAGTGTGGATGCCGATGACAACGAACCTATCGTGTTCGCCAAATACCTGGTCTCGGCACTGCATCAGTTTGACCCCAAAGCGGCCGACAAGGAGCTGGCCTTCATCAAGGCCAACCCCACACGCAACTACGACGCCCTGTTCGATGCGCTGGTCGCCCGCATCAGTCGCACCGACCGCAAGCTGGCGATTTTCGTCGATGACTTCCAGCACCTCTCGCACAGCAGCATCCTGCGTTTCTGGAATCGCCTGATCGCCCATGCACCGCGCAACGTGCGCCTAATTCTGGCCAGCCGTACCCGCCCCGGCCTGGAGTTGGGGCGCAGGCGCATCTCCGGTGGGCTGCATGAAATCACGCAAGAGGCGCTCAACTTCAATGCCGCCCAGGTCAGCGAATTCATGCTGCAACTGCACGCCATCGAGCTTGAATCCGATGCGGTGGACAGCCTGCACGCAACCACCGAAGGCTGGGCCGCCGGCCTGCAACTCGCCGCGCTGGCCATCGGCCGCAGTCGCGGCAACGCCGGGGCCATGATCGCCTCGTTTTCCGGACGCAACAAAGACCTGACCGAATACCTGTTCCAGACCGTCCTCGGCGTTCAGTCGCTTGAGGTTCAGCGTTTTTTGCTGCGCACCTCGGCATTGACACGGCTCTCCCCCGGGCTGTGCAATGCGCTGATGCAGGATCAAAGCGGCGCCCTGCTGCTGGATAAAGTGGAGCGCAGCAATCTATTTCTGATTCCGCTTGACGATGAGGGGCGCTGGTACCGCTACCACCATCTGTTCGCCGACTTTCTGCAGGCCGAACTGCGCCGCACCGAGACCGACGCCTACCCGCAGCTGTGCGCCATCGCGGCCAGCTGGAGTGAAGAACAAGGCCGTCTGACCGAAGCCATCCAGTATTGCCTGAGCGGCGAGCATTACGAGCGTGCGGCGGACCTGATCGCAACCAAAGCGCCCGACATCGCGCAGTACCAGGGCGACCACTACACCATCCTGGACTGGATGCGACGCCTGCCGTCTTCGTACCACCAACAGCGCCCCGAGATCCTGCTCAACCACGCCTGGTCACGTGCGTTTTCATCTGACCTTGAACAGGCCATCAAACTGGCCGAACAGGCCGTGCAGGTGCTGGACGGTGACCACGGCGACAGCTGGGATCTGGAACCGCACAAGCGCAATCAATTGCGCTGGCTGGCCCAGGTCATTCAATCCATCGCCCATGTCTGCTCGGACAGAATTCCCGGCAGCCTTGATCAGTGCCACAGCATCCGCGCCGAGCTGCCCGCCTCGGAGCCCTTTTTGCTGGCCTCGATACTCAACGCAACCAGCTACTGCCATCTGAGCCGCGGCGAGATCAGCAAAGCGGCCGATTGCGCCGAAGAAGCCTACAGCTATGGTCGCCAGGCCGGTTCGGTCTACGCCATTGTCTGGGCTGACTTCCTCAATGCCCTGGCCAATGTCGAACGCGGCCGCATTCAGGCCGCCCATGACAGTGCCGAGCGTGCCAGCCGCCACGTTGGCGAACGCACCAATGCCAACCGATACATGTTCGCCATGGCCGCCATCATCAAGGCCGAAACCGAAACCCAGCGCGGCAACTTTGCCGCCGTCAACGTCTGCATGAGTGCCGGGCAGGATTTCACCGCTTTGTTCGGGCCGCAGGAACCGCTGTGGATTGCACTGCGCAACGAAGCGCGCATGAAAGCCTGGAGCGGCGAACTGGGCGCGGCCTGCGAAGTGCTCAAACAAGGGCGCGAGACGGCCCTGGGCGCTGCCCAGCTCATGCTCCACTTCAGTCTCGCCGCAGAAGAGATTGACCTGCGCCTGCGCCATGACGACGACACCGAAACCGCAGCCGAGTTGTTCATCAGCAGCGGGCTGGCGGATGATCGACGCAGCCAGCTGATTTGCGACGAGATGCGCAGTCGCATCAGCGTGCTGTCACGCTACACCGAAGCCAAGCTGTGCTTGGCCCAGGGTCAGCCCGACAGCGCCCTGAAGCTGCTCAAATCGCTGCAGGCCGCGACTCAGGCCGAGCAGATTCTTGTGCTCCAGCAGATCCGCTGCCTGCGTGCCATCGCCCTGTGGGCCAGCGAGCGTCAGGGCGACGCCGAGCGCGAACTGGACCGGGCTCTGAACCTGGCGGCTCCGCACAATCACGCCTACCCGTTCATTGCCGCCGGCGGCACCATGCTGGACATACTGGAGTCGATCCAGTGCAAGCGTGGCAGCGCCTACGCCGGTGAGGAACACCAGCTCAAACGCCAGTTCGAACAACGCCTGATTGCCCTGCTCAGAAACGAAAACCCGGACAACCACAACGCGATTCAACCGCTGACCGACGGGCGCGACGAGATCGAGCCGCTGACCGAGCGCGAAACCGAGATCCTCAAGCTGGTCGCCGCCGGCCTGACCAACCTGCAGCTGGCGGACGAGCTGCTGATCTCAGTGGCCACCGTCAAGTGGCACTTGCACAACATCTACGAAAAAATTGGCGTAGGCAGCAGAACAGCGGCTGCCGCCTACGCGCGCAAACTCCAGTTGATCTGA
- a CDS encoding alpha/beta fold hydrolase: MTSSDQPRPASGASLSRFIQPAVRSCFALLVAATMLGCGDDSAAGNGSSALKQWPPSQQGEDPPAAPDAVSQVVGSTAALLDLLPTDVVVRLFDPVAFGYTINDITDPIIVEHMVRSTLAQLQDGSRLDQVYHWYGHPYENQAVALVPVEFENRYGTRLHGEIVLPGRAAIPPSDGPFPVILALEGLNTNTAMYRWWHRLFADNGYLVFAFDFSGQGRSDDEVSGDPGNNLHDAQDAMRYLFEASPVASVLDRDRFGVIGHSMGAAAALRVQEQEASDAAEPNPVPVKAVIAAAPVFESVSASPIPVMIQTGDHDGPIAPLPFVNPAVVRPLYDSLSADRAFIVGEAATHGMHTNYPLIPTSTWGREIAEDFSLAWMDYYLRGDASALAVLEGGHPHLSYLHDSLTRINGHEQSYRGAGLLTLD, translated from the coding sequence ATGACAAGCAGTGATCAGCCCAGGCCCGCCTCAGGCGCCTCTTTGAGTCGGTTTATTCAGCCCGCGGTGCGCAGCTGCTTTGCGCTATTGGTTGCAGCGACAATGCTGGGCTGTGGCGATGACAGCGCCGCCGGAAATGGCAGCTCAGCGCTTAAACAATGGCCGCCTTCGCAGCAGGGCGAGGATCCGCCGGCCGCGCCGGATGCCGTGTCACAGGTGGTCGGTTCGACCGCGGCCTTGCTGGATCTGCTGCCGACGGATGTGGTTGTACGGCTTTTTGATCCGGTGGCTTTCGGCTACACCATCAATGACATCACAGACCCGATTATCGTTGAGCATATGGTGCGCTCAACGCTGGCCCAATTGCAGGATGGCTCGCGCCTGGATCAGGTTTATCACTGGTACGGCCACCCTTATGAAAACCAGGCTGTAGCGCTGGTTCCGGTCGAGTTTGAGAACCGATATGGCACCCGTCTGCATGGTGAAATTGTGCTGCCCGGGCGCGCAGCGATCCCGCCGAGTGATGGGCCGTTTCCGGTGATTCTGGCGCTTGAAGGGTTGAACACCAATACCGCAATGTACCGCTGGTGGCATCGTTTGTTTGCCGACAACGGCTATCTGGTGTTTGCCTTCGATTTCAGCGGGCAGGGGCGTTCGGATGACGAAGTCAGCGGCGATCCGGGCAACAACCTGCACGATGCGCAAGACGCCATGCGCTATCTGTTTGAAGCATCGCCGGTGGCCAGTGTGCTCGACCGCGACCGCTTCGGTGTGATCGGGCACAGCATGGGGGCGGCGGCAGCCTTGCGCGTGCAAGAGCAGGAAGCCAGCGATGCTGCTGAACCCAATCCTGTGCCGGTCAAGGCGGTTATTGCGGCAGCGCCGGTGTTCGAGTCGGTGTCAGCCAGCCCGATTCCGGTGATGATTCAGACCGGTGATCACGATGGTCCGATTGCCCCTTTGCCGTTCGTGAATCCGGCGGTGGTGCGCCCGCTGTATGACAGCCTGAGCGCGGACCGGGCCTTCATTGTTGGCGAAGCTGCAACCCATGGCATGCACACCAATTACCCACTGATTCCGACCTCGACCTGGGGGCGTGAAATCGCCGAAGACTTCTCACTGGCCTGGATGGACTATTACCTGCGTGGCGACGCCTCGGCGCTGGCCGTGCTGGAAGGCGGGCATCCGCATCTGTCCTATCTGCATGACAGTCTGACCCGTATCAACGGGCATGAGCAGAGCTATCGCGGCGCGGGTTTACTCACGCTTGATTAG
- a CDS encoding TetR/AcrR family transcriptional regulator, which produces MPRPLEFDRDRAVVRAMKLFWSQGYKATSLAALLDTMGIQRSSFYASFGDKRSLFIECLKLFGQRTADLAIQPVDTDTRPEQLIHTFFAVTLMNVPEDRLHNGCLLVNSILELADTDDELSKLATQMLGYVEKAFEQALQAARQEGRWHSDLSPRQAAQILMLINQGVRVQSRKRTPREEIWSTLADALALIGLGYLTTQETHTHG; this is translated from the coding sequence ATGCCCCGCCCCCTCGAATTTGACCGCGATCGCGCAGTGGTACGCGCAATGAAACTGTTCTGGTCGCAAGGCTATAAAGCCACTTCGCTGGCGGCCTTGCTCGACACCATGGGCATACAACGCAGCAGTTTCTACGCAAGCTTTGGCGACAAGCGCAGCCTGTTCATCGAGTGTCTGAAACTGTTCGGGCAACGCACGGCGGATCTGGCTATCCAGCCTGTTGATACCGACACCCGGCCTGAACAACTGATCCACACGTTCTTCGCAGTCACGTTGATGAACGTGCCGGAAGATCGCCTCCACAACGGCTGTTTGCTGGTGAATTCCATACTTGAGCTTGCCGATACCGACGATGAACTGTCGAAACTGGCCACCCAGATGCTCGGCTATGTCGAAAAGGCCTTCGAACAAGCCCTGCAGGCGGCCCGCCAAGAGGGCCGCTGGCATTCGGATCTGAGCCCCAGGCAAGCCGCCCAGATTCTGATGCTGATCAATCAAGGCGTGCGCGTTCAAAGTCGCAAACGCACACCGCGCGAGGAAATCTGGAGCACCCTCGCAGACGCCCTCGCCCTCA